Within the Plectropomus leopardus isolate mb chromosome 15, YSFRI_Pleo_2.0, whole genome shotgun sequence genome, the region GACGAGCGCTTCCCCGACGGCACAGGGCAGGACTCAGGGATCCATGTTCACTCTGTCCTGTGCCTCCCCATCGTCACTGCCATCGGGGACCTCATTGCCATCCTGGAGCTGCATCGGCAGTGGGGCAAGGAGCCCTTCAACCTCAGCCACCAGGAGGTCAGTCTGACCCAGACAAAACACACCAAGAGTGGGAGGCTGGAGCAAGGCTCACAGAACTACAGTTAGCCTGGTATTCACCTTAATCTGGAACTGTTTGAGGTCTCTAATAGATTTGTGGGGTTCAGTTGATTGtggaaatactgaaaaatgcttcatttttgtCTCCAAGCATGTTTTACTAGTTGTTAATGAAACCAATTCAGTAgaagggcaatgagcaagaaaatcAATAATTATTCTGTGTAGATCTTTACAACAGTTCACTGAAACAATAAAGCAGGCACGCATGATCCAAATCTTCTGCAATAACTGTCATTATCACCATGCAAGTTATTAGTTCaaaggttgttgttgtttccagtTGCAACAGGCATTTTGAAATGGTAATGCTCAGATAATAGAAAGGGTTGAGAATGGCGGCCAGTGGCAGGTTTACAGCCACAGTCTGTATTTGCTGAATCAGACTAGTTCTGCACTTATTCCCCGAGAGGAATATGTGGCTCCTTAGAGCTGTCTTTTGTAAATGTTCCACTGTGTTCACCAGTAAGTTCCTAACTGTTCTGTATTTGGTGATGggcaggtagtgtacagtgtgtttgttaaagcttttttactgaaaacagctgctggaAAAGTGGTTGACAGTTGCAGGccataaaactaaaactatgaATTAAAAGATGTTAAAACTCTCTGCAGAGCTGAGGGAAACTGCAAAGTAACCTGATCATTATCTGTGGGTTTGTCAATTAAAAGCAGCAGCCTTCCAATCACACATAGTCATTTGACTTTTTGTCCTATAAAAGATatctttcagttttaattttaatggaCAATGCTGAAGATATAGAAGCAGCAGTGTTGCCAGTGTATATCTTTGTCCCTAGGGTGTCTCTGAATCTGTGGACTAACTGGTTTTTCAATGATTATCAGACTACATGATGTGCAGAAGAGATAATTGCGTTGAAATATTCAAAAGAGGAAATGTGATAAGaacttgaaaatgtgtggttactatgttaattgtaattttttttctgcagttctTTGGAGCTAATGTACACTTTCTTTTCCAGGTTGCAACAGCTAATCTAGCGTGGGCTTCAGTTGCCATTCATCAAGTACAGGTGAGCAAACTGTACTGTAACACTAAAGACTTCTGGGAGCAAGGTGAAACCTAGCTGCCCTACTTATTATGATCTTTGATGACTTTGTTTGTTCTGGTTCTGCGCCGGTGTTTTTAATGGGGAAATCCACTGTGTACAGGAACTGGGTTGTCACTGGGCCCAGTCCAATCAACTAAGCCATAGATTCAACAAACAGCTCCCCGAGGACGTCATTACGGCCCAGTGCTGTTTTTATACGAACAGATAGCGTAACACCTCAGAGAAGCAGGGTCCCACTGCAGCACTGGCCACAGTGGACCTCTGAGCCTCAGTGAGCGGTGCAGCACTGCAGCACACTGCGCTCCCGGGTTAGCTGCTCGCTGCAAAAACACTCTGTTGTTACTGCAGCTCAGGAAGGTGGCCCACAGCCAAGTTGTGTTTGTTGACAGTACACGCAGGATGCTGTATGTGTTCTGTCAGAAATGTGTGATACGTCTGGGTGCCAGGTCATGAcctatttttctttgtttgtagGTGTGCAGAGGCCTCGCCAAACAGACTGAGCTCAATGACTTCCTACTAGATGTGTCAAAGTAAGAGCTGCTGCTACATTACACtaattaaatgtcaaaaaagtttatttacatcatgttctcattttagtctcagattattaaaaaaaatatacggGCTCTTTAGTGTCTTTTCTCATGTCAGGCCGAATAAAACTTTTTGCTCAGACAATACATCGAAATAACTATGTTTTAGGCAACTTTAGTTTCCATGTCTTGAATGTGAACGTCATCAGAGCTTCCCATTTGTCAACATCTCAATGTGCCATTTCTTCTTTTCGCACAGAACATACTTTGATAACATTGTGGCAATAGATTCTCTACTTGAACATATTATGGTGAGTTTGATTTCTGCAAGTATGTGTTCATTCACATTGTCTTCAAGGCTACACATCCTGggagtgtgtgttagtgtatgtgtgttaaacAGAGTAGTAATGCTGCTTTGATACAGATACACACATCCTGATATCTGAGAGCTGCTGCTAATATTTCCTTGCAATGTAGGCATTATTAATAGATATGACAATAATGGTAATACTTcttgtcataataataataggttATAATTAACATTAAAGATGCATAGACATAATAAATCTATGTTTAGACCTTAATTAGGCAAGTTTTTCAacttgtaatattttaaaacaaaatgtaatctgAATGTAAAACATGAATTTTCTATGTTTCTACTAAAAAccatctctctgtttgtctgtattttcttgTGACTGTGGTGTCATCCCAGGTCATTCAAGTCATCTGgtttaaacactgaaatgaaTTGGAATGACCTGTGAAGTtagactgtgtgtttttttggttttttttttaattttctacatttGACTGTtccatcaaaaaaataaaaaatgtagtgatgtcttttatttaatttagttgGAGATGCTAgatgtcatttttcatgttttttcagacACTTGGTGTTGCTAATAAGATTCTGTCCCTGGTGTTGTTTTGCAGATATATGCAAAAAACCTAGTGAATGCGGACAGGTGCGCACTCTTCCAGGTAGATCACAACAACAAAGAACTCTACTCTGATCTGTTCGATATCGGGGAAGAGAAAGAAGGCAAACCTGTCTTTAGGAAAACCAAAGAAATTAGGTGTGTAAGTTTTATCCTTTCATCTGTGTCAAACAGCATACTCATTTGATTTTGATAgtgtctgttcttttttttgatatCTACAAGTCTCATAGTGTTCAGTTTATACAGATTTTGAagtgaaacacttttttctctgtctccaaAAGTGTGTTTCCTGCCCCTGTTCACCATCATATACAGTAAACAAGGTCCTCTTGTAAAAGGCAACTCAGAAAAGTGCTTCCAATAATAGAAAGTCAATATAAAAATACGGCTGATTTTGTACCATTACAACATAACATCATTATTTTACCCTCTTGAGTAAAAATAGTTAATCTACACACTATTTGTGCAgtaaattgcatatttaaaatcagattttcacATTGATTTTCAcggtattgatttattattgatttcCACCCTGCACCGACAGACTGAGAAGCCTTGACTGGCAGTCCACAAATCTAACTCTTGTCCTCTGCTCTTCTTTGTCCCTGCAGGTTTTCTATAGACAAGGGAATAGCTGGCCAAGTGGCTCAGACAGGGGAAGTCTTAAATATCCCAGATGCCTATGCAGACCCCCGGTTCAACCGGTAAACTCCAACAGACTCTGCGATAagccatttttatttctctcttccATTGTAAATGATCAACAATCTAATGAAGTGTCTTGAGCTATGATTTGTCCTAGACAATCCTTTTTCAATTGACTTTACCTTTTCTCCTGATTTAGGATAAAAAACACTGTAGTCATACTTCTGCTCATTAGAGAGGCTGTCAGTATACAACAGGAGTTAAAGAAACCgatcaccccaaaatcaaaaatacatatttttacccatacagtagtgctatttatcaatataAATTCTTCTATTAAGAGTTGCCGAACACTCGGTCACTCACATTAAAACATCTagatatatacaaatatttaaaaatttaaaaattttgacTTTAGGGTGAGCTGTCCCTGTAAACATGATGCATCTCTATTTCATCATTGATATATATCATATTGTGGGctcatattatttttatgttttccttaACAGAGAGGTGGACCTTAAAACCGGCTACACCACGCGGAACATCCTGTGCATGCCCATCGTGAGCAGGGGGAGCGTTATAGGTGTGGTGCAGATGGTGAACAAGCTAAGCGGAAGTGCCTTCACTAAAACAGATGAGAACAACTTTAAGATGTTTGCTGTCTTTTGTGCTCTGGCCTTACACTGTGCAAATGTGAGTAAACTGAATTagatgaatgtttttaaaaaactgcatttctcCAAAAGCAGATACATAATCCCTTCTCTTTATGTCTGTCTAAACAAGCCTGCTTTTTATCTTTTGCAGTGTAGATAGATTATATAATGCTTCATGGACATGAATACTTGATTCTCATTTTCAGAAAACTGCACCTTTGACGTAGTGCCGTCATCACCGCCCTAAATTCATACTGTAGCTGGAAGGCTTGTCTCAGCTGTTACTAGGCTGCTCATTTTTCTCCAAAGTTAAGAAAGATAGTGCCGAGAGCTTCTATTTAAAGTGTGCATTGCTCCAAAATCTGAATAAAAGCTTGTGATTATCCTTTACACGGAGCATGCAGACGTTTCATGAATCAACTGTGGAAGGCTGCGTTGTGTGGTCTGTCTGTCAGAGCCGCTCCTCTCTGTGGGGCCTGACTCACCATTAGCTCGTGCGACAAACTTACGCAGGAGCAGCGTCACAAAGTTGGTTTTAAAATTGATGAGGCGTGTTAATATTTTAAGACAAGCAGTCTGCATCCGTCCACTGACAGGATTTATGTTTAGCTGTAATTTATGCCCCACGTCTGTAGGAAACTCACTCGGGCCGGCCCCTGATTTATGCTGATGTATGGTGGAAGGTGTGAGGCTTGGCGCCTGTACCTGACTGTCTTTATTCCTGTCTGCCTGGGAAAGAGGACAGGGATACAAACCAGATGTGGGGACACTTTTTGGAGGCGGATAAAATATGATGCAGGACTGCTGAGGAAAACTTAACTCTGTCTGACCCTTTTGGAAATTCCAACAGTGATACTTACAGAACTTACCAAAGATATAAGATATTCTCCTGGTATTTCAAGAGCCAGAGTGTTCAGTTTCCgtctcaacatttttaaagactaactcctgctctgtgtgtctctgcagatgTACCACAGGATCCGGCACTCTGAATGCATTTACAGAGTGACGATGGAAAAACTGTCTTATCACAGCATCTGCACATCAGAAGAATGGAAGACCCTTAGCCAGCTCAACCTCCCTGCACCCATTTATAAAGAGATCGAAATGTAAGTGACCTCCCAGGTTCAGGTTTTGGTCATTATCTCTGCTGTGGCCGTGCGTGAGGAAAGTGACGATGAGTGAGTCCAGAAGCTCTGTTGCAGGAAGGGGTGTGTCTTCTGGAGGACAGTCTGTCAGTTTAAACACATGCAGACCTCAGACGTCCCCTCATCTGTCCCTCTGTGCGCTGCAGATGCTAATTTAAGCCTCTCTTTCTCGCTTCTCCAGGTTCCACTTTGACATCAGTCCCTTTGAGGAGATCTGGCCTGCTGTCTTTATCTACATGGTTCATAACTCCTGTGGAAAGACCAGGTAAGGTGTCACTGGACCATGACGATATCTGTGTCAGCTCTAAGTCAAAGCTCTAAATGATTCATTGAtaatcatccttttttttctgtgtgtagcTTTGAGCTGGAGAAGCTGTGTCGGTTCACCATGTCTGTACGGAAGAATTATCGGCGTGTGCCCTACCACAACTGGAAGCATGCGGTAACGGTGGCACACTGTATGTACGCCATCCTACAGAAAACCTCTGGGATGTTCACAGAGCTAGAGGTTTGACCCTTATTGGGATTTACTGCttcaagacaaaaataaatcaaatcaagaaAAGTATCTTTGTGATTTTAAAGGAGTTATCTGTAATTTCCAGCCAGCCAGTCCAAGCGAATAGGGGGCAGTATTTTATCCTTTAAATTACGACTACTATGTCCACACAACCGCAATTTACAGTCACCAGTCATTATTAAAAGTGGCATCAGAGCAACAATAGGCTACAGGTGGTCAAAATAAGGCTGCTGTCTTTTGATCTTCATGTGTGGGGTTTGTGTACTTTATAGCTTATTTATCTCAGTTTTAGCAACACCATAGTCtcaagaaaaaagtcacatcacTCTCCAAGAGCTGCCTCCAGCGTCAGAAAGCCACACCAATATTAACAATACTTTAGCTGCTTGACTAGCTTATTGACTGAGACTGTAACGTCTCTTTATCCATTGACTGACACTGACTGTCGAGGACTGGTTCCCCGTCGATAtatgtttcctctcctcttaaACCCAACATAAACCCTTAGCACTAGACATGACCACCAAGGTGGGCGCTACACATTAACATGGGAGGCACTGTTCAACAGGGGAGCACACTTTAACACAACACCAGCCAGCTCAACTTCTTCATCCTGCGGCACACTAGAGGCTACAGTGACTCACTATCGCCTCTCAGGCCAGGATGTATTATTACAGCGGTCTGTGGCTGCTTAGCAGTGGATATCTTTGCAAAACAATACATAGGCTATTTGGACACAATGTCAAAGGTGTTACTTCCACACAGTCTGTTGATAGggttagttcattttttgaatgttgtaAACCAAAACTATATCCAGATCTTACATATAGTCCCTTATGGGTTTGTCCTATCCGTCTTCCCACTCTGATCTGCAGAAGAAGGGTCTGCTGATAGCCTGCCTGTGCCATGATCTGGACCATCGGGGGTTCAGTAACGCGTACCTGCAGAAGTTTGACCATCCGCTGGCTGCTCTGTACTCCACCTCCACCATGGAGCAGCACCACTTCTCTCAGACCGTCTCCATCCTACAGGTAGAGCCCCTCTGTGCAGAACTTAGTATACAAttaaagtgaacatttttttattcatttgtcaTTCAATTCTATTCTAATATTTATCATGAAATATTGGGTTTTACATAACATGTTCTGAGCTTTTCATCATTTAAGCATATCAACATGTCTTTACTTACAGATGGTGggcaaaataatgagaaaaccACATGCTAAAGAATCAGTGAAAACCAAATAATTCAACGTACAATACAGGGGTTATATTAGCTGGCATTTTACAACATGTAGTTATCTGACAGATTAAAACATCAACAGACAAAATGTGCGGTgggaaaaaggccaaaaaaataaataaatgtacagtattAATAGCATATTAAATGGCCTAATATGGTGTGACCTATATGTTGCCAAGACAGCCTAAATATGAACTTTTAATTTACAAACCGGATTTAAAGATTTTGATAACAGACATATTTACCCAGAGCCTCTATAGAGAGTACTCCATGTCCATGGCAGTTAGCCTGCTCGGTGGAGGTGACGGCATCACAGCTGACGTTCTGTAGGAAGATTTTTAGCAAAGTTTCCTCGTAAATTCTCTTGATGTTATCACAGAGGACTTTACAGTGACGCTCTGTGCCTGCTTTACCGAGtcctttttctcctttgctACTGCTGCTCATCTTTTCTAAAGAGTCACTCTGTTCAGTAGAACACTCCTTCATTTAGGcaatcttattttcatttaggctgtcttattttaaagtttttttttagctttacaGTCTTTGAATGGAAAGAGAGTcatagagggttttttttgtttagtagttttttttgttgctatttaaATGTAAGCTATTATGTGGCTATTTAAAACATATGTCCGGAcgttgttttattaaaaaatatcaaaaataatatttagcaTAAACTCTGGTACAGTAGCAAGAGGAGGGTGTCAGAAATGATGCCGTAGGTGGACAAATGTCATCAGCAAAGCAGAAAGCAGGTCATTATTTAAAGCCAACCAATAAAGACAGATTGCCACTGAATGAATGGTAAAACTAAAACTACTAAGATATAAATCAACCTGGACTTCATAAATGTGTTAAATCTGTTCAAACattgttgttttggtgtaagaaaaacacattggcatgcacatttttacttttttatttccagaaaACTAATGCTTTCaaagacagacaacacacacacacacacacacacactctcttaaTTACAGATCTATTGAAAGGATCATATGATTTAGTGCCCTGTTTTGTAACATCAAAGATCCGCATGAACATGAGATGAACGTGAGATTGCAAACTGTTGTAGTCTAGCTGAGCTGAACGCCTCATAAGTGgagcttttgcttttttattgatCTCTTTGTTTCTCATAGCTGGAAGGGCACAATATTTTCTCCAACCTGAATTCCAGCGAGTACGAGCAGGTGTTGGAGATCATCCGGAAGGCCATCATTGCCACAGACCTCGCCCTGTACTTCAACAACCACCAGCAGCTGTCGGAGCTCCTGACCACAAGCGCGCTGGACTTGAACAACCACTCTCACAGGTCAGGGGTTGCGACTTGCATTGATGCACAGGTCAGGTCGAGATCACACCGTGTCTCACGGCATCACACACGGACCGGGTGCACATAAACAGCACATTGAGTTTCTCTTCATGACTATAACGAGGCTTTGCTCCCCTCCAGGGATCGTGTGATTGGTCTGATGATGACAGCATGTGACCTGTGTTCTGTTACCAAGCAATGGCAAATCACACGACTCACAGCCAACGACATCTATGCTGAGTTCTGGGCTGAGGTACAGTGGGATACTGCTGGAGTTTCATTAGTTTAACTTTCATCTAGTGCCTCCAGTGTAACAGTCAGGCCTCTGTTGTTACTTGGAAATTATGTGACTACTTGTAAAGCACAAAATGGTGTCGTCTAGTGGTCAGAAGATTTGCCACAGtgtgcaaaaatacatttctctctttattttgttCCTCCACAGGGAGATGAAATGAAGAAGATTGGGTTGCAGCCAATCCCAATGATGGACAGAGATAAGAAGGACGAGGTTCCCCAAGGCCAAGTAAGACCAGCACTTTTACTCATTTGTCCCGAACTCTAACATACACactcaaatgtttgaaatttgatttttgttgtttttttttaacaaatggaAGCTATTGGTCCTTTACAAAATTtgtgaagaagaaaataataagaataaaccTGAAATTGTCGCTATATATTCAGATAACAAAATCACTAGATTTAGCATAGCTTTATTTTACCACTCTTGCAGTGTAACAAATTCCCACAGGATGCtattaaagttaaatttaactttattgtcaattctgccATATAAGCAAGACATACAGAGGAACAAAATGCTGTCTCTTTCAAATGTACAAcaagagtttaaaaaacaactaggatggaaaaaaatcaaatgccaaaaatatgaaatattaaccAGTTAAGCTTGAGGTCAGGGGGGGAATAACAAGGAACAGATAAaggatgaaaacatgaaaactatAACGATAATTCTAATGCAAATACAGATTAAAGTAATGCCATCCACAAGATCACTAATTAGCTGCAGTTTTTGTAGTATTCTGTGCAGTACTGGCTGTATATATGTAGTGTAGTTAACattacatataaataataaGGGTTAAATTACTCACCATAACTGTGTTTGGCCCCatatacattttaacaattacTGTGTTTGTCTGCTATGAAATCAGATTACTGTAGTAATTACAGAAAATTCAATGACATGacatcattataataatatcataatagTAATATAAGAATATGATAATCATATTTGTATGAAGCataatgagcttttttttagctttatgttTAATAGACAAGTGAAAGAACATAAAATCCATACTGAAAAACAGTATGTACAAGCCCCTGCACCCACACAAAGAttaatattgaatatttaaattttacagtGACATAACGCATTTAGAGTTGGTATTAAAATTACAAAGACGCAAACCTCAAATAACACTAATGGCTAATTATGAAACTGCTATTTTAAATACATGGTCAAaagggatttctttttttacaaaattctttCATGtgaattttagaatttttgttGTAGATTTGGGGTAACATAGGCTATTATCAAACCTCATAGATAAcagagaaaattaattaattaattaattctgcACTACATTTCtgattatttcttaatttttcatattaatttattatactgtttgttaaaattaaaaaaaaaaaagctttatgcAAACTTGTATCTATTACctaattattttgtttggtttatttgtggtttgttttgggggttttctgctttttttttttcttttaggtggGATTCTACAATGCTGTTGCGGTTCCGTGTTACACGACGCTGGCGGAGCTTTTCCCTCCATCTAGTCCTCTTCTAAAAGCCTGCAAGTAAGTATTCAaagctacatttttaaagtatgaGGAAAGGTCACGTCCTTCGCTGTGTGCTTTAACAGAAGGCCAAGCAAGATTTTGAGTTGACAGAGAATGTGTGTAGCACATTTAGCAATAAAAATTTTATATCACTGCATAACTGTAGGATCTTTTAATTCATTCTTAAGTTCTGAAATAGgtcaaaaaaaccaaaatatcaaaaagtttCCTCACATAAAATCTTCATGCTGATTCCTGATGAGGCAATAAATGCACTGACAGCAGCTTAAAGCGCAACGAATGACGTGCGTGCTGGCCTCATCTGACCAGCAGCAGTTGGCCAGACAAATAAGATTAGAGGTGATAAGGAGTGTGTGTAAAGGCGCAGATTCCTGGAGTTCcactgaaaatacaaacaaaacacacacatactattGCACTGATATTTGATTAAACAGACTTTTGCaagaaacattttcagatgGACACATTTCAATAAAGAATACAGTCTACTAACAGGACATGCTTGCATTGTGCactagtgtgtgtttgtgtggtgtgaCATTGTGTCGGTATGTGTGCGTGTCTGCTTTCGCGTTCGATAAGAGTGTAGGaatgtatttatatgtgtaaTTTCTGCTCGTTGAGCAGGATCATATGGCACATTTGCCTGCCCTTCCTGGGGTAACCCGCTGGTCTTTAAAACATTGTGACCTTGATCTGCAGGGAATGCAAACAAAGTGTGCAGTGTAATATTTAAGCCCCATCTGTACGTCAGCACCGGGCCCTGGGTGGGCAGCGGGCCTAGACCCCGCGGAGCCCGGCTGCATGTTGTGGGATCTGCTCGGACGTGTAAACTGCATCGGGCTGGCGAAGTGAAAGGAATAGCAGCAAAGGGCAGCACTGACTGCACTCGTGTGTCAGGTTTGATTATAGCACGGGGGGAGAGGTTACCTTCATGACAGCAAGACCTGATGGGGCCACTGCTGCACATGACTAATGAATTTCACTGCTGCTGCCTGGCTGTGGTGACATGCATTTGGCCATTGTTTATTTTAGCATCAATCTTGAAGTTTTTGGTTTGAAAACTACCAGGACAAATTCATTATACACAGCTTGGTTTGGTTTAATGCAGCCTTTGTAATTTTGTTGCAATGTGTATGACATTTAAGAACCATAATCTGATTCTGATGttgatatttcatttattttatactcTGTGTTTTAAAGTTTGTGTCTCTGACAATATTTTCTGAATACCATTTTTAACATCAGGTGCACACCCTTGTGGCTGTTAAGAGTTATAGTATTGTGTGCTAACTAGCTAACCCCATCAATAGCTGCAGTAGTACATTTAATTCCCccctttaaaaagtttattgaTAGCTGTTGATTAGTCACAAATATACAACTGATAGGTGCTTTATCAAATCAAAAGGCCAATATGAACCCAAGTGTGTTTGGAATAACTGTCATACTCTTATTGATTTAATAACCATCATTAATTGTCAATTGATTTTCAATTCAACTTAAGTGAATAGGATAGGATAGGGTGAATAGTTATTTTGctgttaacaaacaaacaaatgataatTAGCAATGTTTGCAAATTATTCGTAATgctgtaatttattg harbors:
- the pde10a gene encoding cAMP and cAMP-inhibited cGMP 3',5'-cyclic phosphodiesterase 10A isoform X2, whose product is MSKKRKSPDDQDFEESPPAGCSDQGLTDEKVKAYLSLHPQMLDDFVLESVSAETLDRWLKRKTSSRPADDTSTKEVSRYQDTNMQGVVYELNSYMEQRLDTGGDNKLLLYELCNIIKTATKADGFALYFLGDCNNSLCLFTPTGAKDGPPSLIPSGPIAFGTTIAAHVAKTHKTLLVEDIMGDERFPDGTGQDSGIHVHSVLCLPIVTAIGDLIAILELHRQWGKEPFNLSHQEVATANLAWASVAIHQVQVCRGLAKQTELNDFLLDVSKTYFDNIVAIDSLLEHIMIYAKNLVNADRCALFQVDHNNKELYSDLFDIGEEKEGKPVFRKTKEIRFSIDKGIAGQVAQTGEVLNIPDAYADPRFNREVDLKTGYTTRNILCMPIVSRGSVIGVVQMVNKLSGSAFTKTDENNFKMFAVFCALALHCANMYHRIRHSECIYRVTMEKLSYHSICTSEEWKTLSQLNLPAPIYKEIEMFHFDISPFEEIWPAVFIYMVHNSCGKTSFELEKLCRFTMSVRKNYRRVPYHNWKHAVTVAHCMYAILQKTSGMFTELEKKGLLIACLCHDLDHRGFSNAYLQKFDHPLAALYSTSTMEQHHFSQTVSILQLEGHNIFSNLNSSEYEQVLEIIRKAIIATDLALYFNNHQQLSELLTTSALDLNNHSHRDRVIGLMMTACDLCSVTKQWQITRLTANDIYAEFWAEGDEMKKIGLQPIPMMDRDKKDEVPQGQVGFYNAVAVPCYTTLAELFPPSSPLLKACKDNLGQWGEKISRGEVQDIVPIRPSDSGPVKVDN
- the pde10a gene encoding cAMP and cAMP-inhibited cGMP 3',5'-cyclic phosphodiesterase 10A isoform X4 — its product is MEDGPSSTSCFRRLTDCFLGASLTDEKVKAYLSLHPQMLDDFVLESVSAETLDRWLKRKTSSRPADDTSTKEVSRQYQDTNMQGVVYELNSYMEQRLDTGGDNKLLLYELCNIIKTATKADGFALYFLGDCNNSLCLFTPTGAKDGPPSLIPSGPIAFGTTIAAHVAKTHKTLLVEDIMGDERFPDGTGQDSGIHVHSVLCLPIVTAIGDLIAILELHRQWGKEPFNLSHQEVATANLAWASVAIHQVQVCRGLAKQTELNDFLLDVSKTYFDNIVAIDSLLEHIMIYAKNLVNADRCALFQVDHNNKELYSDLFDIGEEKEGKPVFRKTKEIRFSIDKGIAGQVAQTGEVLNIPDAYADPRFNREVDLKTGYTTRNILCMPIVSRGSVIGVVQMVNKLSGSAFTKTDENNFKMFAVFCALALHCANMYHRIRHSECIYRVTMEKLSYHSICTSEEWKTLSQLNLPAPIYKEIEMFHFDISPFEEIWPAVFIYMVHNSCGKTSFELEKLCRFTMSVRKNYRRVPYHNWKHAVTVAHCMYAILQKTSGMFTELEKKGLLIACLCHDLDHRGFSNAYLQKFDHPLAALYSTSTMEQHHFSQTVSILQLEGHNIFSNLNSSEYEQVLEIIRKAIIATDLALYFNNHQQLSELLTTSALDLNNHSHRDRVIGLMMTACDLCSVTKQWQITRLTANDIYAEFWAEGDEMKKIGLQPIPMMDRDKKDEVPQGQVGFYNAVAVPCYTTLAELFPPSSPLLKACKDNLGQWGEKISRGEVQDIVPIRPSDSGPVKVDN
- the pde10a gene encoding cAMP and cAMP-inhibited cGMP 3',5'-cyclic phosphodiesterase 10A isoform X3; the protein is MSKKRKSPDDQDFEESPPAGCSDQGLTDEKVKAYLSLHPQMLDDFVLESVSAETLDRWLKRKTSSRPADDTSTKEVSRQYQDTNMQGVVYELNSYMEQRLDTGGDNKLLLYELCNIIKTATKADGFALYFLGDCNNSLCLFTPTGAKDGPPSLIPSGPIAFGTTIAAHVAKTHKTLLVEDIMGDERFPDGTGQDSGIHVHSVLCLPIVTAIGDLIAILELHRQWGKEPFNLSHQEVATANLAWASVAIHQVQVCRGLAKQTELNDFLLDVSKTYFDNIVAIDSLLEHIMIYAKNLVNADRCALFQVDHNNKELYSDLFDIGEEKEGKPVFRKTKEIRFSIDKGIAGQVAQTGEVLNIPDAYADPRFNREVDLKTGYTTRNILCMPIVSRGSVIGVVQMVNKLSGSAFTKTDENNFKMFAVFCALALHCANMYHRIRHSECIYRVTMEKLSYHSICTSEEWKTLSQLNLPAPIYKEIEMFHFDISPFEEIWPAVFIYMVHNSCGKTSFELEKLCRFTMSVRKNYRRVPYHNWKHAVTVAHCMYAILQKTSGMFTELEKKGLLIACLCHDLDHRGFSNAYLQKFDHPLAALYSTSTMEQHHFSQTVSILQEGHNIFSNLNSSEYEQVLEIIRKAIIATDLALYFNNHQQLSELLTTSALDLNNHSHRDRVIGLMMTACDLCSVTKQWQITRLTANDIYAEFWAEGDEMKKIGLQPIPMMDRDKKDEVPQGQVGFYNAVAVPCYTTLAELFPPSSPLLKACKDNLGQWGEKISRGEVQDIVPIRPSDSGPVKVDN
- the pde10a gene encoding cAMP and cAMP-inhibited cGMP 3',5'-cyclic phosphodiesterase 10A isoform X1, whose product is MSKKRKSPDDQDFEESPPAGCSDQGLTDEKVKAYLSLHPQMLDDFVLESVSAETLDRWLKRKTSSRPADDTSTKEVSRQYQDTNMQGVVYELNSYMEQRLDTGGDNKLLLYELCNIIKTATKADGFALYFLGDCNNSLCLFTPTGAKDGPPSLIPSGPIAFGTTIAAHVAKTHKTLLVEDIMGDERFPDGTGQDSGIHVHSVLCLPIVTAIGDLIAILELHRQWGKEPFNLSHQEVATANLAWASVAIHQVQVCRGLAKQTELNDFLLDVSKTYFDNIVAIDSLLEHIMIYAKNLVNADRCALFQVDHNNKELYSDLFDIGEEKEGKPVFRKTKEIRFSIDKGIAGQVAQTGEVLNIPDAYADPRFNREVDLKTGYTTRNILCMPIVSRGSVIGVVQMVNKLSGSAFTKTDENNFKMFAVFCALALHCANMYHRIRHSECIYRVTMEKLSYHSICTSEEWKTLSQLNLPAPIYKEIEMFHFDISPFEEIWPAVFIYMVHNSCGKTSFELEKLCRFTMSVRKNYRRVPYHNWKHAVTVAHCMYAILQKTSGMFTELEKKGLLIACLCHDLDHRGFSNAYLQKFDHPLAALYSTSTMEQHHFSQTVSILQLEGHNIFSNLNSSEYEQVLEIIRKAIIATDLALYFNNHQQLSELLTTSALDLNNHSHRDRVIGLMMTACDLCSVTKQWQITRLTANDIYAEFWAEGDEMKKIGLQPIPMMDRDKKDEVPQGQVGFYNAVAVPCYTTLAELFPPSSPLLKACKDNLGQWGEKISRGEVQDIVPIRPSDSGPVKVDN